One Centropristis striata isolate RG_2023a ecotype Rhode Island chromosome 22, C.striata_1.0, whole genome shotgun sequence genomic window carries:
- the elk3 gene encoding ETS domain-containing protein Elk-3: MESSITLWQFLLQLLIDQSHKHLICWTSNDGEFKLLKSEEVAKLWGLRKNKTNMNYDKLSRALRYYYDKNIIKKVIGQKFVYKFVSFPEILKMDPAMVESGRNSEESGGVTSEPEAEDEDGGGRNQYLHSGLYSSFTVSSLQHSLEPHQPIKTEPRSERHGDSSSVIRFVTNRGHSSLPSTPPPSSTETSDSSRLSPRQVRSSSCSSSPPQSPAHILWRGRRHSTETNEFEQSAQPLNLSSGQRERERSQGMTMPERRGLANSGPLKSRKPKGLEISASSLLLTGSDLVSIALNSPALPSGSMTPAFLTTQTPSGLLLTPSPLLSNIHFWSSLSPVGPLSPAQLQSHAPLFQFPSLLNGHFPVPLPNMDSPSPLLLSSSSHKS, from the exons ATGGAGAGTTCCATCACACTCTGGCagttcctgctgcagctgcttatCGACCAAAGCCACAAACATCTCATCTGCTGGACGTCCAACGACGGCGAATTCAAGCTTCTTAAGTCAGAGGAAGTGGCCAAGCTCTGGGGGCTGCGCAAGAACAAGACCAACATGAACTATGACAAGCTGAGCAGAGCGCTGCGCTACTATTACGACAAA AACATCATCAAGAAGGTGATCGGCCAGAAGTTCGTCTACAAGTTCGTATCATTCCCTGAGATTCTAAAGATGGACCCTGCAATGGTGGAGTCGGGCCGCAACAGTGAGGAAAGTGGGGGTGTTACATCAGAGCCAGAGGCTGAAGACGAGGATGGCGGTGGGAGAAACCAGTACCTCCACTCCGGCCTGTACTCCTCCTTCACCGTCAGCTCCCTGCAGCACTCCTTAGAACCGCATCAGCCGATCAAGACGGAGCCTAGATCCGAACGCCACGGCGACAGCTCCTCTGTCATCCGATTCGTAACCAACCGTGGCCACTCCTCCCTACCCTCCACCCCGCCCCCGTCCTCCACTGAGACCTCCGATTCCTCCAGGCTGTCTCCTCGGCAGGTCcgctcttcctcctgctcctcctccccgcCACAAAGCCCCGCCCACATACTGTGGAGGGGGCGGAGACATAGCACAGAGACTAATGAGTTCGAGCAGAGCGCTCAACCTCTGAACCTGTCATctggtcagagagagagagagaggtcacAAGGCATGACAATGCCAGAGAGAAGGGGATTGGCCAATAGTGGGCCTTTGAAAAGCAGGAAACCAAAAGGCTTGGAAATCtctgcctcctccctcctcctgacAGGAAGTGACCTCGTCTCCATAGCTCTCAACAGCCCGGCGCTGCCTTCAGGCTCCATGACCCCGGCCTTCCTCACCACACAG ACTCCGTCTGGTCTGCTGCTCACTCCAAGCCCTCTACTTTCCAATATCCATTTCTGGTCCAGCCTGAGTCCAGTGGGACCCCTCAGCCCCGCTCAACTGCAGAGCCATGCCCCCCTCTTTCAG TTCCCCTCACTGCTGAATGGACACTTCCCCGTGCCTTTACCCAACATGGACTCTCCCTCTCCTCTACTGCTCTCCTCCAGCTCCCACAAGTCCTGA